The following proteins come from a genomic window of Streptomyces sp. NBC_01716:
- the mnmA gene encoding tRNA 2-thiouridine(34) synthase MnmA has product MTQTPQRPLRVLAAMSGGVDSAVAAARAAEAGHDVTGVHLALSANPQSFRTGARGCCTIEDSRDARRAADVIGIPFYVWDLAERFREDVVEDFIAEYEAGRTPNPCLRCNEKIKFAALLDKAIALGFDAVCTGHYATVVTGPDGTRELHRASDMAKDQSYVLGVLDERQLAHAMFPLGDTLTTKDEIRAEAERRDLAVAKKPDSHDICFIADGDTQGFLAARLGKAEGDIVDESGAKVGTHEGAHGFTIGQRKGLRIGHPAPDGKPRYVLDISPVDNTVTVGPVAALDVTALTAIRPRWCGGTAPSGPGAYTAQLRAHGDETPVTAELVDGTLRVDFAEPVRGVAPGQAIVLYDGTRVVGSATIATTARRTEALTA; this is encoded by the coding sequence ATGACTCAGACACCCCAGCGCCCTCTCCGTGTGCTCGCCGCCATGTCCGGCGGCGTGGACTCCGCCGTCGCCGCCGCCCGTGCCGCCGAAGCCGGCCACGACGTCACCGGTGTCCATCTCGCGCTCTCCGCGAACCCGCAGTCGTTCCGTACGGGCGCGCGGGGCTGTTGCACCATCGAGGACTCCCGCGACGCACGCAGGGCCGCCGACGTCATCGGCATCCCCTTCTACGTATGGGACCTCGCCGAGCGCTTCCGTGAGGATGTCGTCGAGGACTTCATCGCCGAGTACGAGGCCGGGCGCACCCCGAACCCGTGTCTGCGCTGCAACGAGAAGATCAAGTTCGCGGCGCTGCTCGACAAGGCGATCGCGCTCGGCTTCGACGCCGTCTGCACCGGCCACTACGCGACGGTCGTCACCGGCCCCGACGGGACCCGTGAGCTGCACCGCGCGAGCGACATGGCCAAGGACCAGTCGTACGTCCTCGGCGTGCTCGACGAGCGCCAGCTCGCGCACGCCATGTTCCCGCTCGGGGACACCCTCACCACGAAGGACGAGATCCGCGCGGAGGCCGAGCGCCGCGACCTGGCCGTCGCCAAGAAGCCCGACAGCCACGACATCTGCTTCATCGCGGACGGCGACACCCAGGGCTTCCTCGCCGCCCGTCTCGGCAAGGCGGAGGGGGACATCGTCGACGAGTCCGGGGCCAAGGTCGGTACGCACGAGGGCGCCCACGGGTTCACGATCGGCCAGCGCAAGGGCCTGCGGATCGGCCACCCGGCGCCGGACGGCAAGCCGCGCTACGTGCTGGACATCTCGCCCGTCGACAACACCGTCACGGTCGGCCCCGTGGCCGCACTCGACGTCACCGCCCTGACGGCCATCAGGCCCCGCTGGTGCGGCGGTACGGCCCCGTCCGGCCCCGGTGCCTACACGGCCCAGCTGCGCGCCCACGGCGACGAGACACCGGTCACCGCCGAACTGGTCGACGGCACCCTGCGCGTCGACTTCGCGGAGCCCGTACGGGGTGTGGCCCCGGGCCAGGCGATCGTGCTGTACGACGGCACGCGTGTGGTCGGCTCGGCCACGATCGCGACGACGGCACGGCGCACGGAAGCCCTGACCGCCTGA
- a CDS encoding cysteine desulfurase family protein, translating to MAYLDHAATTPMLPEAIEVMTARFADVGNASSLHAAGRRARRTVEEAREDLADSLGARPSEVVFTSGGTEADNLAVKGLYWSRRDADPARTRVLASPVEHHAVLDAVDWLGEHEGANVEYLAVDGYGRVSPETLRAAIERNPDDVALATVMWANNEIGTILPVRELAEVAAEFGVPLHSDAVQAFGQTEVDFGSSGLAAMTVTGHKVGGPYGVGALLLGREYTPVPVLHGGGQERHVRSGTLDVPAIAAFAVAGRLAAERRGEFARDIGALRDELIASVRKAVPDAILGGDPVDRLPANAHFSFPGCEGDSLLLLLDAQGIECSTGSACTAGVAQPSHVLLATGTAPELARGTLRFSLGHTSTEADVKAVASAIGPAVERARTAGLS from the coding sequence ATGGCTTATCTCGACCACGCCGCTACCACCCCGATGCTTCCCGAGGCGATCGAGGTGATGACCGCCCGGTTCGCCGACGTCGGCAACGCGTCCTCGTTGCATGCCGCCGGGCGGCGGGCCCGGCGTACCGTCGAGGAGGCGCGCGAAGACCTCGCCGACTCCCTCGGCGCCCGGCCCAGCGAGGTCGTCTTCACCTCCGGCGGCACGGAGGCCGACAACCTCGCGGTGAAGGGCCTCTACTGGTCCCGCCGGGACGCCGACCCGGCCAGGACGCGTGTGCTCGCCAGCCCCGTGGAGCACCACGCGGTCCTCGACGCCGTCGACTGGCTCGGCGAGCACGAGGGCGCGAACGTCGAGTATCTGGCCGTCGACGGATACGGCAGGGTCTCGCCCGAGACCCTGCGCGCGGCCATCGAACGCAACCCCGACGACGTGGCCCTCGCCACCGTCATGTGGGCGAACAACGAGATCGGCACGATCCTCCCGGTACGCGAACTCGCCGAGGTCGCGGCCGAGTTCGGCGTGCCGCTGCACTCGGACGCCGTCCAGGCGTTCGGCCAGACCGAGGTCGACTTCGGCTCCTCGGGGCTCGCCGCGATGACCGTCACCGGCCACAAGGTCGGCGGCCCCTACGGCGTCGGCGCGCTGCTCCTCGGCCGTGAGTACACCCCCGTCCCCGTCCTGCACGGCGGCGGCCAGGAACGCCATGTGCGCTCGGGCACCCTCGACGTCCCCGCCATCGCCGCGTTCGCCGTCGCGGGGCGGCTCGCCGCCGAACGGCGCGGTGAGTTCGCGCGTGACATCGGCGCCCTGCGCGACGAGTTGATCGCCTCCGTACGGAAGGCCGTACCGGACGCGATCCTCGGCGGCGACCCGGTCGACCGCCTCCCCGCCAACGCCCATTTCAGCTTCCCGGGGTGTGAGGGCGACTCGCTGCTCCTGCTGCTGGACGCGCAGGGGATCGAGTGCTCGACGGGATCGGCCTGTACGGCGGGGGTCGCCCAGCCCAGCCACGTACTGCTGGCCACCGGCACCGCCCCCGAACTGGCGCGCGGCACGCTGCGGTTCTCCCTCGGCCACACTTCTACGGAGGCGGACGTCAAGGCGGTGGCGTCAGCGATCGGCCCGGCGGTGGAGCGGGCGAGGACGGCGGGTCTGAGCTAG
- a CDS encoding DUF427 domain-containing protein — MAKGHTITVEQGTTHVRVVRDGQVVADSRRPLLLHETGLPVRYYLPPEDVRTELLTPSDTTTHCPFKGDASYWSLPDAPDLVWAYPEPKDEVAEIKNHFCFYETEVVTG, encoded by the coding sequence ATGGCCAAGGGCCACACCATCACCGTCGAGCAGGGCACCACGCATGTACGGGTCGTGCGCGACGGCCAGGTCGTCGCGGACAGCCGCAGGCCGTTGCTGCTGCACGAGACCGGACTGCCCGTCCGTTACTACCTGCCGCCGGAGGACGTACGCACGGAGTTGCTGACGCCCTCGGACACCACCACCCACTGCCCGTTCAAGGGCGACGCCTCCTACTGGTCGCTGCCGGACGCGCCCGATCTGGTGTGGGCGTATCCCGAACCGAAGGACGAGGTCGCCGAGATCAAGAACCACTTCTGCTTCTACGAGACCGAGGTCGTCACGGGCTGA
- a CDS encoding acetamidase/formamidase family protein, with product MAEHFLDSVPGTVSDVFSRELPPVLTVDPGDTLTVHTLDCSGHLERRRTADETVPRMFDERRGHCLVGPIAVRGAEPGMALSVRLESLRPDAWGFTAAATSDTPLNRRLGIADEDSEWLVWDPSGSCGT from the coding sequence GTGGCCGAGCACTTCCTGGACTCCGTGCCCGGCACGGTGAGCGACGTCTTCTCGCGCGAACTGCCCCCGGTGCTCACCGTCGACCCGGGAGACACCCTCACCGTCCACACCCTCGACTGCTCGGGTCATCTGGAGCGGCGCCGTACGGCGGACGAGACCGTCCCGCGCATGTTCGACGAGCGCCGCGGCCACTGCCTGGTGGGGCCGATCGCCGTACGCGGCGCCGAGCCGGGCATGGCCCTCTCCGTACGGCTGGAGTCCCTGCGCCCCGACGCGTGGGGCTTCACCGCGGCGGCGACGTCCGACACCCCGCTCAACCGCCGGCTGGGCATCGCCGACGAGGACTCCGAGTGGCTCGTGTGGGATCCGAGTGGCTCGTGTGGGACCTGA
- a CDS encoding N-acetylmuramoyl-L-alanine amidase, producing MGKRRRGAVSGDIPGAGGSDEGGTPVGDGPAGGGQDGGGPTIGRRTLLIGGAAVLVGGGAIAVVAGQDQATRLWYRVPGVEKPRKPGELDHAGAEWVAASSANWRRADRPDDYAVDRVIIHVVQGSYRTALKVFKDPAHQAATHYVVRKDGHVAQMIRELDVAYQAGNRSYNERGVGIEHEGFVDRPEDFTDAMYASSARLTAGICERYGIPVDRKHIIGHVEVPGTDHTDPGPHWDWDRYMKLVRAARAERASREQQR from the coding sequence ATGGGCAAGAGAAGGCGGGGGGCCGTGAGCGGTGACATCCCGGGCGCGGGCGGCTCGGACGAGGGCGGGACGCCGGTCGGCGACGGGCCGGCGGGCGGCGGACAGGACGGCGGCGGGCCGACGATCGGCCGGCGCACACTGCTGATCGGCGGCGCCGCCGTGCTGGTGGGCGGCGGGGCGATCGCGGTCGTGGCGGGCCAGGACCAGGCGACACGGCTCTGGTATCGCGTACCGGGCGTGGAGAAGCCGCGCAAGCCGGGTGAGCTCGATCACGCGGGCGCCGAGTGGGTGGCGGCGTCGTCGGCGAACTGGCGCCGCGCGGACCGGCCCGACGACTACGCCGTTGACCGGGTGATCATCCACGTCGTGCAGGGCAGCTACCGGACGGCGCTCAAGGTCTTCAAGGACCCGGCGCACCAGGCGGCCACGCACTACGTGGTGCGCAAGGACGGGCATGTGGCGCAGATGATCCGCGAGCTGGACGTGGCGTACCAGGCGGGGAACCGCTCGTACAACGAACGCGGCGTCGGCATCGAGCACGAGGGCTTCGTGGACCGGCCGGAGGACTTCACGGACGCGATGTACGCGTCGTCGGCGCGGCTGACGGCGGGAATCTGTGAGCGGTACGGGATACCGGTCGACCGGAAGCACATCATCGGCCACGTGGAGGTCCCTGGCACGGACCACACGGACCCGGGGCCGCACTGGGACTGGGACCGGTACATGAAGCTGGTGCGGGCGGCGCGGGCGGAGCGCGCTTCGCGGGAGCAGCAGCGGTAG
- a CDS encoding SDR family oxidoreductase: protein MATHLITGAGSGIGAAVARRLHERGDDLLLFSRDAGRGKELAAAFPGARTLVGDLATPDRLSWALSHQTLPDRLDSLLHFAGVVELGPVAELTPKTWTGQLNVNLLAPAELTRLFLPQLRAAKGQVIFVNSGAGLNAHAMWGAYAASKHGLKALADALRQEERPNGVRVTSVYPGRTATPMQAKVHRQEGKEYDAPRWIDPESVATTILTALDLPRDAEINDLTVRPGR, encoded by the coding sequence ATGGCTACCCATCTGATCACCGGCGCCGGCTCCGGCATCGGCGCCGCTGTCGCGCGCCGGCTGCACGAGCGCGGCGACGACCTGCTGCTCTTCTCACGCGACGCCGGCCGTGGCAAGGAACTCGCCGCGGCCTTCCCCGGCGCCCGTACGCTCGTCGGCGACCTCGCGACCCCCGACCGGCTCTCCTGGGCGCTGTCGCACCAGACGCTGCCCGACCGGCTGGACTCGCTCCTGCACTTCGCGGGCGTCGTCGAACTCGGCCCGGTCGCCGAGCTGACCCCCAAGACCTGGACCGGTCAGCTGAACGTGAATCTTCTCGCGCCGGCGGAGCTGACCCGTCTCTTCCTGCCCCAACTGCGCGCCGCCAAAGGGCAGGTGATCTTCGTCAACTCGGGCGCCGGCCTGAACGCCCATGCCATGTGGGGCGCGTACGCCGCCTCCAAGCACGGCCTCAAGGCGCTCGCCGACGCCCTCCGTCAGGAGGAGCGGCCCAACGGCGTGCGCGTCACCTCGGTCTATCCGGGCCGTACGGCCACGCCCATGCAGGCCAAGGTGCACCGCCAGGAGGGCAAGGAGTACGACGCCCCGCGCTGGATCGACCCGGAATCGGTCGCGACGACGATCCTCACCGCCCTGGACCTGCCGCGCGACGCGGAGATCAACGACCTGACGGTGCGGCCGGGACGATGA
- a CDS encoding acetamidase/formamidase family protein, translating to MGPDKGTGVDQYGHTISLAPFLGVIGTPPDEPGEHSTTPPRTLGGGNIDCRELVAGSTLFLPVTVPDALLGIGDGHAAQGDGEVSGTAVECGMTTRLTVGLLPSPPLPSPHAVTRAGRITFGFDADLNEASARALDAMLTWMTSLYGVKRATALALASTTVDLRVTQVANQAWGVHALLPDDAIR from the coding sequence GTGGGACCTGACAAGGGCACCGGGGTCGACCAGTACGGTCACACGATCTCCCTGGCGCCCTTCCTCGGCGTCATCGGCACACCTCCGGACGAACCCGGCGAGCACTCCACGACGCCGCCCCGCACCCTCGGCGGCGGCAACATCGACTGCCGCGAACTGGTCGCCGGATCCACCCTGTTCCTCCCCGTCACCGTGCCGGACGCGCTGCTCGGCATCGGCGACGGGCACGCCGCGCAGGGCGACGGCGAGGTGTCAGGCACGGCGGTCGAGTGCGGCATGACGACCCGGCTCACCGTCGGTCTCCTGCCGTCCCCGCCGCTCCCTTCGCCCCACGCGGTGACCCGGGCCGGCCGGATCACCTTCGGCTTCGACGCGGACCTCAACGAGGCGTCGGCGCGGGCTCTCGACGCGATGCTGACGTGGATGACGTCGCTGTACGGGGTGAAGCGGGCCACGGCGCTGGCTCTGGCGAGTACGACGGTCGATCTGCGGGTGACGCAGGTGGCCAACCAGGCGTGGGGAGTGCACGCGCTGCTGCCGGACGACGCGATCCGCTGA
- a CDS encoding methionine synthase translates to MNQTDNGANGTGPGGRTGEAANDVPAQAVWGAATGVGSMPGTDARETAKAVTGTFEDFPHLAELPARGPGADMIGRTAGLLVEVFARVEPSGWRIGDRPGRDTRRSWSWLGEDLDALEEFTQGYEGPLKIQVVGPWTLAAALELRNGESALSDPGACRDLAGSLVEGLTAHLADVRRRVPGARPVLQLDEPSLTAVLRGQIRTASGYRTHRAVDRQVVEDALRQVMRAHEGPALVHSCAPDVPFALLRRAEAAAVSFDFSLLTERDDDAIGEAVEGGVRLLAGVVPGTDAPLSDPGGSVMGIRTLWRRLGLDPGILAESVVITPACGLAGASPAYARAAMEHCVRAARSLADNPE, encoded by the coding sequence GTGAACCAGACCGACAACGGGGCCAACGGGACCGGGCCGGGGGGACGGACCGGCGAGGCCGCGAACGACGTCCCGGCGCAGGCCGTATGGGGTGCCGCCACCGGCGTCGGGTCCATGCCGGGCACCGACGCCCGTGAGACGGCCAAGGCCGTCACCGGCACCTTCGAGGACTTCCCGCACCTCGCCGAACTGCCCGCGCGCGGCCCCGGTGCCGACATGATCGGCCGGACCGCCGGGCTGCTGGTCGAGGTCTTCGCCCGCGTGGAGCCCAGCGGCTGGCGGATCGGCGACCGCCCCGGCCGCGACACCCGGCGGTCCTGGTCCTGGCTGGGCGAGGATCTCGACGCGCTCGAAGAGTTCACCCAGGGCTACGAGGGCCCGCTCAAGATCCAGGTCGTCGGCCCGTGGACGCTCGCCGCGGCTCTGGAACTGCGCAACGGCGAGTCGGCGCTCAGCGACCCCGGAGCCTGCCGCGATCTGGCCGGATCCCTGGTCGAGGGGCTGACGGCGCACCTCGCGGACGTACGGCGCAGGGTGCCGGGCGCCAGGCCGGTGCTCCAGCTCGACGAGCCGTCCCTCACCGCCGTACTGCGCGGGCAGATCAGGACGGCCAGCGGCTACCGCACCCACCGGGCGGTGGACCGGCAGGTCGTGGAGGACGCGCTGCGCCAGGTGATGCGGGCGCACGAAGGTCCCGCCCTCGTGCACTCCTGCGCCCCCGACGTGCCGTTCGCGCTGCTGCGCCGGGCGGAGGCCGCAGCCGTCTCGTTCGACTTCTCGCTACTCACCGAGCGTGACGACGATGCGATCGGCGAGGCGGTGGAGGGCGGCGTGAGACTCCTCGCCGGGGTGGTGCCGGGCACCGACGCCCCATTGTCAGACCCGGGAGGTAGCGTCATGGGTATCAGAACGCTGTGGCGCAGGCTGGGGCTGGATCCGGGGATTCTGGCGGAGTCCGTGGTGATCACTCCGGCGTGCGGGCTCGCGGGTGCTTCGCCCGCGTATGCCCGTGCGGCCATGGAGCACTGTGTCAGGGCGGCGCGGTCCCTCGCGGACAACCCTGAGTGA
- a CDS encoding thioesterase family protein, whose amino-acid sequence MAQAAHTARASTADSEFDRDTSVTLREPGVYDADLSEGWAILSAVNGGYLLAIVARALRDALSHPDPFTVTAHYLTPSKPGPAVVRTETVRTGRSLATGQASLFQYEADGTEVERVRVMAAYGSLDSLGDDVRTSVKPPALPPSEHCLGTEDGPAAFPDDSGFARRVLIRLDPATAGWAIGAPSGKGEMRGWFSLADGREPDPLSLLLTVDAFPPTAFDLGLMGWTPTVELTTHIRCRPAPGPLRVFVTTRNLAGGYLEEDADVWDSADRLVAQARQLARAPREARVPGAR is encoded by the coding sequence ATGGCACAGGCAGCGCACACAGCGCGGGCATCCACCGCGGACAGCGAGTTCGACCGGGACACCTCCGTCACCCTCCGTGAACCGGGCGTCTACGACGCCGACCTCTCCGAAGGCTGGGCGATCCTCTCCGCCGTCAACGGCGGCTATCTGCTGGCGATCGTGGCCCGCGCCCTGCGTGACGCGCTGTCGCACCCCGATCCGTTCACGGTCACCGCCCACTATCTGACCCCGTCCAAGCCCGGCCCCGCCGTCGTCCGTACGGAGACGGTGCGCACCGGCCGGAGCCTCGCCACGGGCCAGGCGTCGCTCTTCCAGTACGAGGCGGACGGCACCGAGGTCGAACGCGTCCGGGTCATGGCGGCGTACGGCTCGCTGGACTCGCTCGGCGACGACGTCCGCACGTCGGTGAAGCCGCCCGCACTGCCGCCGTCCGAGCACTGCCTCGGTACGGAGGACGGGCCCGCCGCCTTTCCCGACGACTCGGGCTTCGCGCGGCGCGTCCTGATCAGGCTGGACCCGGCCACCGCGGGCTGGGCGATCGGCGCCCCGTCCGGCAAGGGCGAGATGCGCGGCTGGTTCTCGCTGGCCGACGGCCGTGAGCCGGACCCGCTCTCGCTGCTGCTGACGGTGGACGCCTTCCCGCCGACCGCCTTCGATCTCGGGCTCATGGGCTGGACCCCGACCGTCGAACTGACCACGCACATCCGCTGCCGCCCCGCGCCGGGGCCGCTGCGGGTTTTCGTCACCACGCGGAATCTGGCGGGCGGCTATCTGGAGGAGGACGCGGACGTCTGGGACAGCGCGGACCGCCTGGTCGCCCAGGCCCGCCAACTGGCCAGGGCCCCTCGCGAGGCGAGGGTGCCTGGGGCGCGGTAG
- a CDS encoding beta-galactosidase: protein MTPAAPAPRRRTVLGGAALGTLATAGLSARDAQAAEAAQATPATPAAPGGTTPASSVSYRNKQILIGGKPALVLAGEIHYFRLKKADWQSRLDRAKAAGLNTIASYIPWMWHELPDGTIDVTGRTRPERDLGAFIDLCHRNGFHFIARPGPFTMAELKGEGVPERVRDDHPEIVSTGWNDAPATTPTVDYLAPAFLKETRLWYAAVMPVLAKRLYGSGGPVISVQLDNEIGMLAWVSNSPDLTDHLTSDFDGWLRTEYGDSLAARYPFAGEDLAARRKAIRNPKDAYGAALMHDLGRFMRGRFARYVAELRTAAEEYGVTGVPFVINIHGTSDSRAEPFPIGISQLMETYGGIAGTISGADFYLGDLTLRNVTDLYLINAFMDAVNDKDQPVTALEFDAGHADYGQNMDQQTSPSGVDLKTRLCVAQGAKMLNYYLFAGGFNPKLDKPTGDGNDRIGITGERHGFAAPVDPEGRPGVSYASTRETVRAMGGLADVLAPMRTTYDDVALGFVPDHYLTEYHPPELASVQRVLDEAVNTRGAGPRGSLARAMLLGGFRYRSVNLQAGDPDPKDVPVIALATGEHLGAGLQRRLVRFTEAGGKLLLSGRLPVKDMADKRCTVLADALGLKAGSTLTDANRFWLSVTAHDWAAPLPEVRLSRAQLCEPTRGRTVLRELSTGKGCGFDIPLGRGRAVVITTDYQCDLTFWGRAFRALDATPGIRHSATGPGVFLLTTADGERGRLLHAFNVSSGYDQDFTVTENGKPLFGGEKLRLPGRTAAMLPLGLDVGGLRVAYATAELTGAADGRATFRALGAAGASGGGESVVAVEGPARCEGARVSTEGGRTVLRVRRAEFTVRRG from the coding sequence ATGACGCCTGCCGCCCCCGCCCCACGCCGCCGCACCGTCCTCGGCGGAGCCGCCCTCGGTACGCTCGCCACCGCCGGCCTGTCCGCCCGCGACGCCCAGGCCGCCGAGGCCGCCCAGGCAACGCCGGCCACCCCGGCCGCACCCGGCGGCACCACCCCGGCCAGCTCCGTCTCGTACCGGAACAAGCAGATCCTCATCGGCGGGAAACCCGCCCTCGTCCTCGCCGGAGAGATCCACTACTTCCGCCTGAAGAAGGCGGACTGGCAGTCCAGGCTCGACCGCGCCAAGGCCGCCGGCCTCAACACCATCGCCTCGTACATCCCCTGGATGTGGCACGAGTTGCCCGACGGCACCATCGACGTCACCGGCCGTACCCGCCCCGAGCGCGACCTCGGCGCCTTCATCGACCTCTGCCACCGCAACGGCTTCCACTTCATCGCCCGCCCCGGCCCCTTCACCATGGCCGAGTTGAAGGGCGAGGGCGTCCCCGAGCGGGTGCGCGACGACCACCCCGAGATCGTCTCCACCGGCTGGAACGACGCCCCCGCCACCACACCCACCGTCGACTACCTCGCGCCTGCCTTCCTCAAGGAGACGCGCCTCTGGTACGCGGCGGTCATGCCCGTCCTCGCGAAGCGGCTGTACGGCAGCGGCGGCCCCGTCATCTCCGTACAGCTCGACAACGAGATCGGCATGCTGGCCTGGGTCAGCAACTCGCCCGACCTCACCGATCACTTGACGTCCGACTTCGACGGCTGGCTGCGCACGGAGTACGGGGACTCACTCGCCGCCCGCTACCCCTTCGCGGGCGAGGACCTCGCCGCGCGGCGCAAGGCGATCCGCAATCCGAAGGACGCCTACGGCGCGGCCCTGATGCACGATCTGGGCCGCTTCATGCGGGGCCGCTTCGCGCGGTACGTCGCCGAACTGCGCACCGCCGCCGAGGAGTACGGGGTCACCGGCGTCCCGTTCGTGATCAACATCCACGGCACCTCCGACAGCCGCGCCGAACCGTTCCCCATCGGGATCAGCCAACTCATGGAGACCTACGGGGGAATCGCGGGGACGATCTCCGGCGCGGACTTCTACCTCGGCGATCTGACCCTGCGCAATGTCACCGACCTGTATCTCATCAACGCCTTCATGGACGCCGTCAACGACAAGGACCAGCCGGTCACGGCGCTGGAATTCGACGCCGGGCACGCCGACTACGGGCAGAACATGGACCAGCAGACCAGCCCGTCGGGCGTGGATCTCAAGACCCGGCTCTGTGTCGCGCAGGGCGCGAAAATGCTCAACTACTACCTGTTCGCGGGCGGGTTCAACCCGAAGCTCGACAAGCCGACCGGCGACGGGAACGACCGGATCGGCATCACGGGCGAGCGGCACGGCTTCGCCGCACCGGTCGATCCGGAGGGCCGGCCGGGGGTCAGCTACGCGTCGACGCGGGAGACCGTACGTGCGATGGGCGGGCTCGCCGACGTCCTCGCGCCGATGCGTACGACGTACGACGACGTGGCGCTCGGTTTCGTACCGGACCACTATCTGACCGAGTACCACCCGCCGGAGCTGGCATCCGTACAGCGCGTGCTGGACGAAGCGGTGAACACGCGCGGCGCGGGCCCGCGCGGCTCCCTGGCCCGCGCGATGCTGCTCGGCGGCTTCCGCTACCGGAGCGTGAACCTCCAGGCGGGCGATCCGGACCCGAAGGACGTACCGGTGATCGCGCTGGCCACCGGCGAGCATCTGGGGGCCGGACTCCAGCGGCGCCTCGTCCGCTTCACGGAGGCGGGCGGCAAGCTGCTCCTGTCGGGGAGGCTGCCGGTCAAGGACATGGCAGACAAGCGCTGCACCGTGCTCGCGGACGCGCTGGGCCTGAAAGCCGGCTCCACGCTCACCGACGCGAACCGTTTCTGGCTGTCCGTCACCGCCCACGACTGGGCGGCGCCGCTCCCCGAAGTACGGCTGTCACGCGCCCAGTTGTGCGAGCCCACGCGGGGCAGGACGGTGCTGCGCGAGCTGTCCACCGGCAAGGGCTGCGGCTTCGACATCCCGCTCGGGCGGGGGCGAGCCGTCGTGATCACCACGGACTACCAGTGCGACCTCACCTTCTGGGGACGTGCCTTCCGCGCCCTGGACGCCACCCCGGGCATCCGGCACAGCGCGACCGGCCCGGGAGTCTTCCTGCTGACGACGGCGGACGGCGAGCGCGGACGGCTGCTGCACGCCTTCAACGTCTCGTCGGGATACGACCAGGACTTCACGGTCACGGAGAACGGCAAGCCCCTCTTCGGCGGCGAGAAGCTGCGTCTGCCCGGTCGTACGGCGGCGATGCTGCCGCTCGGACTGGACGTGGGAGGCCTGCGCGTCGCGTACGCGACGGCGGAACTCACCGGCGCCGCCGACGGCCGCGCGACGTTCCGCGCGCTCGGCGCCGCGGGCGCTTCGGGCGGCGGGGAGTCGGTGGTCGCGGTGGAGGGTCCGGCACGGTGCGAGGGCGCGCGCGTCTCGACCGAGGGCGGCCGGACCGTACTGCGCGTACGCCGGGCCGAGTTCACCGTGCGCCGCGGCTGA
- a CDS encoding trimeric intracellular cation channel family protein, whose translation MFEELFTPSVQHSLDLAGIFVFAISGALLAVRKNFDVFGIAVLAEVTGLGGGLLRDLVIGAVPPAAFTDLGYFTMPLVATVLVFFLHPHVERIQGAVNVFDAAGLGLFCVTGTVKAHEYGLGLVPSAALGLATAAGGGVLRDVLANEVPSLLRWDRDLYAVPAIVGATMVVICIRLDALTGLTSGLAVVTAFVLRLLSMRFHWRAPRAYRRRSTAAEGPAEPNI comes from the coding sequence GTGTTCGAAGAACTGTTCACCCCCTCCGTCCAGCACTCGCTCGACCTCGCGGGCATCTTCGTCTTCGCGATATCCGGCGCGCTGCTGGCCGTCCGCAAGAACTTCGACGTCTTCGGGATAGCGGTGCTCGCCGAGGTCACCGGGCTGGGCGGCGGGCTGCTCCGGGACCTGGTCATCGGAGCCGTACCGCCCGCCGCCTTCACCGACCTCGGCTACTTCACCATGCCGCTGGTCGCGACGGTCCTGGTCTTCTTCCTGCATCCGCATGTCGAGCGCATCCAGGGCGCGGTGAACGTCTTCGACGCGGCGGGGCTCGGGCTGTTCTGCGTCACGGGCACGGTGAAGGCGCACGAGTACGGGCTCGGCCTCGTCCCGTCCGCCGCACTCGGTCTGGCCACGGCCGCGGGCGGTGGTGTGCTGCGCGACGTGCTCGCCAACGAGGTCCCGTCGCTGCTGCGCTGGGACCGCGACCTGTACGCGGTGCCCGCGATCGTCGGCGCGACGATGGTGGTGATCTGTATCCGTCTCGACGCGCTGACCGGGCTGACGAGCGGGCTCGCGGTCGTCACCGCGTTCGTGCTGCGGCTGCTGTCGATGCGCTTCCACTGGCGGGCGCCGCGCGCGTACAGGCGCCGCTCGACGGCGGCCGAGGGGCCGGCGGAACCGAACATCTAA